Proteins found in one Cobetia sp. L2A1 genomic segment:
- the cydX gene encoding cytochrome bd-I oxidase subunit CydX, giving the protein MWYFAWILGVLLACFAGIINALWLEQTHTFDDD; this is encoded by the coding sequence ATGTGGTATTTCGCCTGGATTCTCGGTGTCCTGCTCGCCTGCTTCGCAGGCATCATCAACGCCTTATGGCTTGAGCAGACTCACACCTTTGACGATGATTGA
- a CDS encoding glycosyltransferase family 2 protein, whose amino-acid sequence MRSPADSPRAQTDNDRVVPSAAYIPRDMTRRQSGDWMLSLVVPVMNEEDTISLFLEAIEKTLGHQVPHLEILFVDDGSSDGTLACLEAAVASDSRVRYLSLTRNFGKEAAMSAGIEQARGDAVVPMDVDLQDPPEVIIDFIAQWQAGYDMVYGVRAARNEDTATKRQTAGLFYRVFNRVTYTEIPRDAGDFRLLDRRVVEALRRLPERNRFMKGLFSWPGYRSVGVTYQRPARAAGITKFNYWKLWNFALDGVVSFSTWPLRVWTYLGVGVAGLAFLYILVIISKTVFFGIDAPGYASLMIAVLFFGGMQLISIGVLGEYLGRLFMETKQRPLYLIDHDSLHDSPSSASSVDRGLDSGLSTARVVRGVHRER is encoded by the coding sequence ATGCGATCTCCCGCTGATTCACCCCGTGCGCAGACTGATAATGATCGGGTAGTACCGTCTGCAGCGTACATACCCCGTGACATGACACGTCGCCAGTCAGGGGACTGGATGCTGTCCTTGGTAGTGCCGGTGATGAACGAAGAAGACACGATCAGCCTGTTTCTTGAGGCAATCGAGAAAACGCTAGGACATCAGGTGCCACACCTGGAAATTCTGTTCGTCGATGATGGTTCAAGTGATGGCACTCTTGCGTGTCTGGAGGCTGCGGTCGCGAGTGATTCACGGGTGCGCTATCTGAGCCTGACACGTAATTTCGGCAAGGAAGCCGCGATGAGTGCGGGTATCGAGCAAGCGCGTGGTGATGCCGTCGTACCGATGGATGTTGATCTGCAAGATCCGCCCGAGGTGATTATCGACTTCATCGCGCAGTGGCAGGCCGGTTATGACATGGTTTATGGCGTACGAGCTGCCCGCAATGAAGATACTGCTACCAAGCGCCAGACGGCAGGGCTGTTCTATCGCGTCTTCAATCGCGTGACCTACACCGAGATTCCGCGTGATGCGGGGGATTTTCGCCTGCTGGATCGCCGAGTCGTGGAAGCGTTGCGCCGCTTGCCAGAGCGTAACCGCTTCATGAAAGGCCTGTTCTCCTGGCCGGGCTATCGTTCTGTGGGGGTGACTTACCAGCGCCCAGCGCGCGCAGCAGGTATCACCAAGTTCAATTACTGGAAGCTGTGGAACTTCGCTCTCGATGGCGTGGTGAGCTTTTCCACCTGGCCGCTACGTGTCTGGACGTATCTGGGCGTTGGCGTCGCCGGTCTGGCGTTCCTCTATATCCTCGTCATTATCAGCAAGACCGTATTCTTTGGTATTGATGCGCCGGGGTATGCCTCCTTGATGATTGCGGTGCTGTTCTTCGGTGGTATGCAACTGATCTCCATCGGGGTACTGGGGGAATACCTCGGTCGCCTGTTCATGGAGACCAAGCAGCGGCCTCTGTATCTGATTGATCACGACAGCTTGCATGACAGCCCGTCATCAGCAAGCTCGGTAGATCGTGGACTCGATAGTGGCTTGAGCACCGCACGCGTTGTACGAGGTGTGCACCGTGAGCGCTGA
- a CDS encoding GtrA family protein, translated as MSAEHDAKSEVTDSTPPVSQRAKQEAGTATRFGLVGLAATGVHLAVAAAMLALWPGLNEFIANIVAFCVAFQVSLVGHQRLTFKRKGSAWRFALVAAVGFALNNGLLAILVRGLDISGFMAIAIATLSVPIVTYLASRLWAFKEEHA; from the coding sequence GTGAGCGCTGAACATGACGCCAAGTCTGAGGTGACTGACTCGACTCCTCCTGTCAGTCAGCGCGCCAAGCAAGAGGCGGGGACTGCTACGCGCTTCGGGCTGGTGGGGCTGGCGGCGACAGGTGTCCACCTTGCGGTCGCGGCAGCCATGTTGGCGCTTTGGCCTGGACTGAATGAATTCATCGCCAATATCGTCGCCTTTTGTGTGGCCTTTCAAGTATCACTTGTCGGGCATCAGCGCCTGACATTCAAGCGTAAAGGGAGTGCCTGGCGCTTTGCATTGGTCGCGGCGGTGGGCTTTGCACTCAATAACGGCTTGCTGGCGATCCTGGTGCGCGGTCTTGATATTTCCGGCTTCATGGCCATTGCAATTGCGACGTTATCAGTCCCGATCGTGACCTATTTGGCCTCAAGACTGTGGGCCTTCAAGGAAGAGCATGCATGA
- the cydB gene encoding cytochrome d ubiquinol oxidase subunit II, translating into MWDYEILKLFWWVAVGLLLIGFVITDGMDMGAAMMMPLVSRSDSERRVVINTLAPHWDGNQVWLVTAIGAVFAVWPVVYGAVFSSFYFAMLTILFSLFFRPLGFDYRSKLENTQWRAWWDRGIVAGSLIPTAFFGLIFGNLLQGIPLEVDQYMRASYAGSYLGLFNPFALLCAALSICMVMLHGGTWLVARADDVIAARSARLVQPLGLLTLGLFGLGGLWVWLSGMGYGIEQMGDTGSALQLLDKQVGPGSWLDVYSKEPLTLLAPASAVVGVLAAMLLAAKRKGGAAFTASSLGTGGVVATAGISMFPFIVPSSRMGEASLTLWDAVSSELTLSIVTVAGVVMVPTIILYTTWCYVKMWRRVTVGHIEESGHSLY; encoded by the coding sequence ATGTGGGATTATGAAATCCTCAAGCTGTTCTGGTGGGTGGCGGTTGGCCTGTTGTTGATCGGCTTTGTCATCACCGATGGCATGGACATGGGCGCGGCGATGATGATGCCGTTGGTCAGCCGCAGTGACAGCGAACGTCGTGTGGTTATCAATACCCTCGCACCGCACTGGGACGGCAATCAGGTCTGGTTGGTGACAGCCATCGGGGCGGTGTTTGCCGTCTGGCCGGTGGTGTATGGCGCCGTGTTCTCCAGCTTCTACTTCGCGATGCTGACCATTCTGTTCTCACTGTTCTTCCGCCCGCTGGGCTTTGATTATCGCTCCAAACTCGAGAACACCCAGTGGCGTGCCTGGTGGGACCGCGGCATTGTCGCCGGGAGTCTGATTCCGACTGCGTTCTTCGGGCTTATCTTCGGTAACTTGCTGCAGGGTATTCCGCTGGAAGTCGATCAGTACATGCGCGCCAGCTATGCCGGAAGTTATCTGGGCCTGTTCAATCCATTCGCCTTGCTGTGTGCTGCGCTGTCGATATGCATGGTAATGCTGCATGGTGGTACCTGGCTGGTGGCACGCGCCGATGATGTCATCGCGGCACGTAGTGCGCGTCTGGTGCAGCCGTTGGGACTGTTGACTCTGGGCCTGTTCGGGTTGGGCGGTTTGTGGGTGTGGTTGTCAGGCATGGGCTACGGTATCGAGCAGATGGGCGATACCGGTAGCGCACTCCAGTTGCTCGACAAGCAGGTCGGGCCGGGTAGCTGGCTGGACGTTTACAGCAAAGAGCCGCTGACACTACTGGCACCCGCCAGTGCCGTCGTGGGCGTACTGGCAGCGATGCTGCTGGCAGCCAAGCGCAAGGGGGGCGCCGCCTTCACGGCAAGCTCTCTGGGCACCGGTGGCGTCGTAGCCACTGCAGGCATCAGCATGTTCCCGTTCATCGTGCCGTCCTCGCGCATGGGAGAGGCCAGCCTTACGCTGTGGGATGCTGTCTCCAGCGAGCTGACGCTCTCCATCGTCACCGTGGCTGGGGTGGTGATGGTACCGACCATCATTCTCTATACCACCTGGTGTTACGTGAAGATGTGGCGTCGTGTGACGGTCGGTCATATCGAGGAGAGCGGGCACAGCCTTTATTGA
- a CDS encoding cyd operon YbgE family protein translates to MSRPWYASRPPAWSRTRPAHLASLILASLVSVWMLLGPDAIASMATGPRYVMLLIALWGLGAGFTHGVGLVPHHPRRAWLLGAPLSWCLLIITLIALSMS, encoded by the coding sequence ATGTCACGACCCTGGTATGCTTCACGTCCTCCGGCCTGGAGCCGAACACGGCCTGCACATCTGGCTTCGTTGATACTGGCGTCGCTAGTATCGGTCTGGATGCTGCTGGGGCCTGATGCCATTGCATCAATGGCGACCGGGCCGCGCTACGTGATGCTGCTGATCGCCCTATGGGGCCTAGGTGCTGGCTTCACGCATGGTGTTGGACTCGTGCCACACCATCCGCGGCGCGCCTGGCTCCTGGGCGCTCCACTGAGCTGGTGTCTGTTGATCATCACGCTGATCGCACTCAGCATGAGTTGA